The following is a genomic window from Abyssicoccus albus.
TAGCCTTTTTCGGTAAGATTCCGTAAACATTTCGTCAATGTCTTATTGGAAACTTTCGCCTCTTTCTCTAGCGTTTTACGGCTCGGAAACCCTTCCTTCGTTTTAAAGTTACAATGATTTAAAACGGCTAGATAAACCGACTTATCTTGCGAAGTTAAGGAGTCGTCCATCGCCAACCTCTTCGGAACAATTAAAAATAATTCCGAATTCATTCGACCACCTCCTACATACATATAACAGTTTTGTATGTCGGGTGGGACAAATTTCCGAAAATAATTTTACGAAAAATAAAAATGCGACCGACAAACGTTGTCAAATCGCATTTTCTTCTCGATAATTTTTTTAGTAAATATCACGTAATTGTTTCAACGGATTTCTTTTTCGATGATCGTTATACAGTTCTCCCGAAAATAAGTTTACGTATACACGAACCATATCTAACGTTTGGTGTCCGAGTATATCTTGTAACGCAAATATATTACCGCCAGACTTCACATACATCTTCGCAAAAGTATGTCGACAAGTATGTGGCGAAACTCTTACGTTAGTAATTCCTGCCATCTTACCGTACTTCTCAAATCGGTTCTGTACCGAACGTTTCTTTAACGGTTTATTAAACTCCGTAATGAAC
Proteins encoded in this region:
- a CDS encoding helix-turn-helix domain-containing protein encodes the protein MNSELFLIVPKRLAMDDSLTSQDKSVYLAVLNHCNFKTKEGFPSRKTLEKEAKVSNKTLTKCLRNLTEKGYLEIVSRKSRNGNDLSNTYKVL